In one Mycobacteriales bacterium genomic region, the following are encoded:
- a CDS encoding universal stress protein produces MPTLIAFTAKPDDAPGVNAVAEALARSLHLDIDRRQLPSRPADNSAAVLRAVDDPQVHMAALPYSAGHAAHLVTDVIQRCPTPVVIIPVGRHAHPSAALDRILVPLDGSIESAETVTGLVRMFHASGADIVVLHVFDQTTVPKFWDQPVHARQSWVEEFLRRYCNHPDVRMELRSGSAGEHILDVAASEHADLIALGWAQNLSAGRARTVRATIAETTIPVLLLPVPSGATDAASWLSARVNSSVGS; encoded by the coding sequence ATGCCGACTCTGATCGCCTTCACCGCAAAACCCGACGACGCGCCTGGCGTGAACGCCGTCGCCGAAGCTCTCGCCCGCAGCCTTCACCTCGACATCGACCGACGGCAACTACCCTCGCGCCCAGCCGACAACAGCGCCGCCGTACTGCGCGCAGTCGACGACCCCCAAGTCCACATGGCCGCGCTTCCCTACTCCGCCGGCCACGCCGCCCACCTGGTCACCGACGTCATCCAGCGGTGCCCGACACCGGTGGTCATCATCCCCGTCGGCCGGCACGCGCACCCGTCGGCTGCCCTCGACCGGATCCTGGTCCCGCTCGACGGCAGCATCGAGTCCGCCGAGACCGTCACGGGACTCGTCAGGATGTTCCACGCGTCCGGGGCGGACATCGTCGTGCTCCACGTGTTCGACCAGACCACCGTGCCCAAGTTCTGGGACCAACCCGTGCATGCCCGGCAGAGCTGGGTCGAGGAGTTCCTCCGCCGCTACTGCAACCATCCCGACGTCCGGATGGAGCTGCGTAGCGGAAGCGCCGGGGAACACATCCTCGACGTGGCCGCCAGCGAGCACGCTGACCTGATCGCACTCGGATGGGCGCAGAACCTCTCCGCCGGGCGGGCCCGGACCGTGCGCGCCACAATCGCCGAGACAACGATTCCAGTGCTGCTACTGCCCGTTCCCAGCGGGGCTACGGACGCCGCATCGTGGCTGTCGGCGCGTGTCAACTCTTCGGTCGGGTCATGA